In Delphinus delphis chromosome 18, mDelDel1.2, whole genome shotgun sequence, the following proteins share a genomic window:
- the LIG4 gene encoding DNA ligase 4, which yields MAAAQTSQTVASHVPFADLCSTLERIQRSKGRAEKIRHFKEFLDSWRKFHDALHKNQKDVTDSFYPAMRLILPQLERERMAYGIKETMLAKLYIELLNLPRGGKDALKLLNYRTPTGTRGDAGDFAMIAYFVLKPRCLQKGSLTIQQVNDLLDSIANNNSAQRKDLVKKSLLQLITQSSALEQKWLIRMIVKDLKLGFTQQTVFSVFHNDAAELHNVTTDLEKVCRQLHDPSVGLSDISITLFSAFKPMLASIADIERIEKDMKHQSFYIETKLDGERMQMHKDGDVYRYFSRNGYNYEDQFGSSPQEGSLTPFIHNAFKTDVQNCILDGEMMAYNPDTQTFMQKGSKFDIKRMVEDSDLHTCYCVFDVLMVNDKKLGQETLRKRYEILNSVFTPVPGRIEIVQKTQAHTKKEVIDALNEAIDKREEGIMIKHPLSIYKPDKRGEGWLKIKPEYVNGLMDELDILIVGGYWGKGSRGGMMSHFLCAVSEKPPPGEKPSVFHTLCRIGSGYTMKELYDLGLKLAQHWKPFHKKAPPSCILCGTEKPEVYIEPWNSVIVQVKATEIVPSGMYKTGCTLRFPRIENIRENKEWHECMSLEDLEQLRGKASGKLASKHLYVGDDDEPQEKKRKAAPKTKKVIGIIEHLKAPNLSNVNKVSNIFEDVEFCVMSGTNSHPKPDLENRIAEFGGYVVQNPGPDTYCVIAGCENIRVKNIISSDKHDVVKPEWLLECLETKSCVPWQPRFMIHMCPSTKQHFAREYDRYGDSYFVDTDWNQLKEVFSGIKNAGEQTPGEMDPVIADLEHRYSWNNTPLSMFRHHTVFLDLYTVINDLSTKIEGARLAVTALELQFHGAKVVSCLAEGVSHVIIGEDQSRVADFKAFRRTLKRKFKILQERWVTESTDKRELQEENQYLL from the coding sequence ATGGCTGCCGCACAAACTTCACAGACTGTTGCATCTCACGTTCCTTTTGCAGATTTATGTTCAACTTTAGAACGAATACAGAGAAGTAAAGGACGTGCAGAAAAAATCAGACACTTCAAAGAATTTTTAGATTCTTGGAGAAAGTTTCATGATGCCCTTCATAAGAACCAAAAAGATGTCACAGATTCTTTTTATCCAGCCATGAGACTTATTCTTCCTCagctggaaagagagagaatggccTATGGCATCAAAGAAACGATGCTTGCTAAGCTTTATATTGAGTTGCTTAACTTACCTCGAGGAGGAAAAGATGCCCTCAAACTTCtaaactacagaacacctaccggAACTCGTGGAGATGCTGGAGACTTTGCGATGATTGCATACTTTGTGTTGAAACCCAGATGTTTACAGAAGGGAAGTTTAACCATACAGCAAGTAAATGACCTTTTAGACTCCATCGCCAACAATAATTCTGCCCAAAGGAAGGACCTAGTAAAGAAGAGTCTTCTTCAGCTTATAACTCAGAGTTCAGCACTTGAACAAAAGTGGCTGATACGGATGATTGTAAAGGACTTGAAGCTTGGTTTTACTCAGCAAACtgtgttttctgtctttcatAATGACGCTGCTGAGTTGCATAATGTCACCACAGATCTGGAAAAGGTCTGTAGGCAACTGCATGATCCTTCAGTTGGACTCAGCGACATTTCTATCACTTTATTCTCTGCATTTAAACCCATGCTGGCCTCTATAGCAGATATCGAGCGAATTGAGAAGGACATGAAACACCAGAGTTTCTACATCGAAACCAAGCTAGACGGTGAGCGTATGCAGATGCACAAGGATGGGGACGTGTATCGGTACTTCTCCCGCAATGGATATAACTATGAGGATCAGTTTGGCTCTTCCCCACAGGAAGGTTCCCTGACACCGTTCATCCATAATGCATTCAAAACAGATGTTCAAAACTGCATCCTCGATGGTGAGATGATGGCCTACAACCCTGATACACAAACTTTTATGCAAAAGGGGAGTAAGTTTGATATTAAAAGAATGGTAGAAGATTCTGATCTGCACACTTGTTACTGTGTTTTTGATGTATTGATGGTTAATGATAAAAAGCTAGGACAGGAGACACTGAGAAAGAGGTATGAAATTCTTAATAGTGTTTTTACACCAGTACCAGGTAGAATAGAAATAGTGCAAAAAACACAAGCTCATACTAAGAAAGAAGTAATTGATGCTTTGAATGAAGCAATAGATAAAAGAGAAGAGGGGATCATGATAAAACATCCTCTGTCCATTTACAAGCCAGATAAAAGAGGGGAAGGATGGTTGAAAATTAAACCAGAGTATGTAAACGGGCTGATGGATGAACTGGACATCTTAATCGTGGGGGGCTACTGGGGGAAAGGTTCCCGGGGTGGAATGATGTCTCATTTTTTGTGTGCGGTGTCAGAGAAACCCCCTCCTGGTGAAAAACCATCAGTGTTTCATACTCTCTGTCGCATTGGCTCAGGTTACACCATGAAAGAACTGTATGACCTGGGTTTGAAGTTGGCCCAACACTGGAAGCCTTTTCATAAGAAAGCCCCACCCAGTTGCATTTTGTGTGGAACAGAGAAGCCGGAGGTCTACATCGAGCCTTGGAACTCAGTCATCGTTCAGGTTAAGGCCACAGAGATTGTCCCCAGTGGCATGTATAAAACTGGCTGCACGTTGCGTTTCCCACGAATTGAGAAcataagagaaaacaaagaatggCACGAATGTATGTCTCTGGAGGACTTAGAACAACTCCGAGGGAAAGCCTCCGGAAAGCTTGCGTCTAAACACCTTTATGTGGGTGACGATGATGAACCACAAGAAAAAAAGCGGAAGGCTGCCCCAAAGACGAAGAAAGTTATTGGGATTATTGAGCACCTCAAAGCACCCAACCTTTCTAACGTAAACAAAGTCTCTAATATATTTGAAGATGTGGAGTTTTGTGTCATGAGTGGAACCAACAGCCATCCAAAGCCCGATCTGGAGAACAGAATCGCAGAATTCGGTGGTTATGTAGTCCAAAATCCAGGCCCAGACACATACTGTGTGATCGCAGGGTGTGAGAACATTCGAGTGAAAAACATCATCTCTTCTGATAAACACGATGTTGTCAAGCCCGAGTGGCTGTTAGAGTGTTTAGAGACCAAAAGCTGTGTGCCGTGGCAGCCTCGCTTCATGATTCACATGTGCCCATCAACAAAACAGCACTTTGCTCGGGAATATGACCGCTACGGGGATAGTTACTTTGTCGATACAGATTGGAACCAACTGAAGGAAGTGTTCTCGGGAATTAAAAATGCTGGTGAACAGACTCCTGGGGAAATGGATCCTGTGATTGCCGATTTGGAACACCGGTATTCCTGGAACAACACTCCTCTTAGCATGTTTCGACACCATACCGTTTTTTTGGACTTGTATACTGTTATTAATGACTTAAGCACTAAAATCGAGGGGGCAAGATTAGCTGTCACAGCCCTGGAGCTTCAATTTCATGGAGCAAAAGTAGTTTCATGCTTAGCTGAGGGAGTGTCTCATGTCATCATTGGGGAGGATCAGAGTCGGGTTGCAGACTTTAAAGCTTTTCGAAGAACTCTTAAGAGAAAGTTTAAAATCCTACAAGAACGTTGGGTAACTGAATCAACAGACAAGAGGGAATTACAGGAGGAAAATCAATATTTGCTTTGA